TGAAGCACTGATCCTCGGTCTGATTCAAGGACTGACAGAATTTCTGCCCGTCAGCAGCAGCGGGCATCTCGAACTTGGGAAAGGACTGCTGGGAATAGAAACAGAAGACAGCCTTGCATTTACTGTACTTGTGCATGGAGCAACAGTGCTCAGTACCATAGTTGTATTCAGGCAGGATATCTGGCAACTACTGAAAGGGCTTTTCCGCTTTCAGTGGAATGAGGAAACAAAATATTTTGTAAAAATTGCAATATCTATGATTCCGATAGCCATTGTCGGACTGTTTTTCAAAGACAGCGTAGAGGCTGTCTTTGAATCTGCAGCAATAATTTTGATTGTCGGACTTATGCTTTTGCTTACAGCTGCTTTGCTGGCATTTGCATATTACAAGAAGGCAGGTGACAGGAATATTTCCTTTTGGGATGCTCTGATTATTGGAGTTGCACAAACAATAGCAGTAATACCAGGCCTTTCGAGATCAGGTACTACCATTGCAACCGGACTTATTCTTGGCAATCGAAGAAGTGAAGTAGCAAGATTTTCCTTCCTGATGGTACTGGTTCCGATAATTGGGGAAAACCTGCTTAGTCTGTTTGAGCTTGGTGACACTCAGGTTGCAGCAAGCACAACACCGGTATTTGTTTTGATTATAGGCTTTATTTCTGCCTTTATTGCCGGGCTCGCAGCCTGTAAATGGATGGTCAAACTGGTAAAGGATGGTAAGTTAATATATTTTGCCATCTACTGTGCTATAATAGCACTGATCGCCATTTCAGGATATATGTTGGGATAAGAATGGAAGAACTTGTTAATACACTGAGGGCAACCGAAAAGTGCGGTCCTGAGGAGTTCAAGGAGGGTAGGATAATACTGGTTGACAAACCTTTGGGCTGGTCTTCCTTTGATGTGGTAAACAAGATGAGGAATCTTCTGCGCTCAGAACTGGGACTGGCTAAGTTAAAGGTAGGCCATGCCGGAACATTGGATCCTCTTGCAAGTGGCCTATTGATTATTTGCACAGGAAGAGCAACTAAGAAGATTGAACAGTTAATGGGTGCCGACAAAGAATATGTGGCAAAGGTAACATTCGGAGCAAGCACCCCATCATACGATCTGGAAACGGAGCCTGACAAGCATTTTGACACTAGTGGAATTGACCAGGATGCAATCATAACAGTACTGAATGGTTTTGAAGGAGAACAGATGCAAGCCCCGCCAATGTTCTCTGCTATAAAGAAAGATGGAAAACGACTATATGAGCATGCACGCAAAGGCGTAAGTCTGGAAGTAGAAAAGAGGTTAGTAGAGTTTAAAGAGCTGGAACTAATAAACTTCAGCGACCTTACAGCAACAATAAGGGTTGTTTGCAGTAAGGGAACCTATATAAGGTCCTTTGCTCATGACCTGGGGGTTGCAATGAACAGCGGAGCTCACCTCTCGGGACTGATTAGAACTGCCATAGGCAATCTTAGAATTGAGAATGCGATTAGCATAGAAGATTTTCACAAGTTGATTACAGCATCAAAGAATTGAATTACATAGTTAAAGCATTATTAAAACATATAGCATCTGACTGAAATGAAACTATCCAAGTTTAAGTACAAATTGCCGGACGAACTGATAGCCCTGTATCCCACTCCCAATCGTGATGAATCACGTTTGATGGTAGTACACCAGGATACCGGTAAAATAGAGCACAAGACTTTTAAAGATATAATTGAATACTTTGGGGAAGATGATGTGCTGGTATTCAATGACACAAAGGTCTTTCCTGCCAGATTATATGGTAACAAGGAAAAGACCGGTGCCGAGATAGAGGTCTTTTTACTAAGAGAGCTTAATCAGGAGCAACGCCTTTGGGATGTCCTAGTAGATCCCGCCAGAAAGATTCGTATTGGAAATAAACTGTATTTTGGAGAAAACGAAACACTCGTTGCCGAGGTTATCGACAATACAACCTCTCGTGGTCGTACACTGCGCTTCCTGTATGATGGCCCCTATGATGAGTTCAAAAAGACCCTCTACAGCCTTGGCGAGACTCCTCTTCCAAAGTTCATCAAACGCAAGGTCGAGCCTGAAGACGCAGAGCGTTATCAAACCATCTTTGCAAGGAATGAGGGTGCGGTTGCAGCTCCTACTGCAGGCCTACACTTTAGCAGGGAATTGATGAAAAGGCTCGAGATCAAAGGTTCACGTTTTGCTTTTGTTACACTTCAGGTAGGACTTGGTAACTTCAGGTCTGTTGATGTTGAGGATCTTACAAAGCACAAGATGGATTCAGAGCAGATAGTTATCACCGGGGAAGCAGCCGACATTATCAATAAAGGCAAAGACAATAAAAAGAAGATATGTGCAGTAGGTACCACTGTAATGCGCACACTTGAAAGTTCGGTAAGCACCTACGGACATGTCAAACCCTTTGAAGGCTGGACCAACAAGTTTATTTTCCCACCTTATGACTTTTCTGTGGCCAACTGTATGATATCCAACTTCCATCTGCCTTATTCTACTCTTCTGATGATGACAGCAGCATTCGGAGGTTATGATCTTGTTATGAAAGCATATAAAACAGCAGTAAAAGAAAAGTATCGCTTCGGAATCTATGGGGATGCTATGCTTATTATCTAGGAGTAATTGAGCAAACAGATACACTTGTTTGTTGAACTAAAACCTACATCAAAATCTGTTTGCCATGATCAGGATACTGGTTCCCCTGAATTTTACCGATTACTCACTGAATGCAATAAATACAGCTCTTGGTCTGTCGCAAAGGACGGAAGCAGAACTAACTCTTCTGCACTGCTTTCAGGAACCGGAGATAGATCCTGATGAAATAAGGGTTTCGTCTGCCGTAGCAGACGAAACCATCTCCACTGAAGGTGATTTCTACAACAAGCTGGAGACAATCTCAGCACAGTTCTTTTCAAAGCACAAACAATCCGGTACCTCATCTTTCAACATAAACTGCAAGGTAATTAAAGGTTTTCCCGAAGATCTTATCCCTGCCTTCAGCAATGAAGAAGGTTATGATTTGATTGTAATGGGAACCAAAACCAAGGGAGAATTGATTAAAGCAGCCCTCGGAAGCATTACAAATGATATAATCAAAGCCTCAACTGCTACAGTACTCACTGTACCGGACGGAATCCAACTGGTTCCTGAAAAGACGAATAAAATCCTCTTCCTTATTGAGTCTGCACCTGAAGACAAAGAGTCACTTAAAAGACTGTTAGAAATAAGTGCTCCTTTCAAGGTTGATATTACTGCCGTCCTTCACAGACCTTTACGGGCCGATAAAAATGATATCAGAAAGATGGATGAACTTAGAAGGTATTGTGAGGCGAATTTCCCTGACAGAGAGATTGCCTATGAAATAATTACAGGGAGAAGTTTTGTAAAAAGCATGGAAAGCTATATTACAGAAAACCCTACAGATCTGATTGCTATGACAAGGAGAAAACGAAAAGGCTTGCTTAAATTATTCATACAATCAGTGACGGGCAGGTTTTTATTCGGGATAAATGCTCCTCTGCTTATTTTTCATTCTTAAATTTGACACATCAAGAATACAGCATAATTAACCATCAATAAATCCATAGGTTATGGGAAGCAAAAAAATGAGGATTGGAATTCTCTCTGCCGGAGGCGACTGTCCCGGTATAAATGCTGCTATAAGGGGTGTAGGTAAGACTGCTATTGTCCAGTATGACATGGAAGTGCAGGGTATAGTAAACGGATTCAGCGGTCTGGTTGAGACAGAAACAATTGAACTTACTGAAAATCTGCTTTCAGGTATTCTTACCCTAGGTGGAACCATACTTGGAACGTCCCGCCTCAAACCCTTCAAAGCATCCGTAGGAGATGAACCTCTTGACAAACCGGGAACAATCAAGAAGAATTATGAGGAACTGGGACTAGATGCCCTTGTGTGTATAGGGGGCAATGGGACACAGGAAACCGCAAGTCTTCTTGCAAAAGAGGGCCTCAATGTTGTCGGTGTTCCCAAGACAATAGACAATGACATCTGGGGTACTGATGTGACCTTCGGATTTGACACTGCATACCATATTGCAACTGAAGCAATTGACCGCCTTCATACTACAGCCAATTCCCATAAGCGTGTGATGGTTATCGAGGTGATGGGACACCATGCAGGATGGATAGCGCTGTATTCCGGCATGTCTGGCGGTGGCGATGTTATCCTTGTTCCCGAGATAGATTACAGCATGGAGTCAGTTGCTGAGTGCCTGATGGAAAGAAGCCGTGTCAAAAAACCATACTCTATTGTAGTTGTTGCCGAAGGTCTTCCAAAAGATTCAAAGAAGTCTGCCGGAGCTTATATAGCAAAAGAAATAAGAAAACTTACAGGTCTGGAGACCAGGGAAACCATTCTTGGTTATACCCAGCGTGGAGGAAGTCCCACAGCCACCGACCGTATTCTGGCAACGCAGTTTGGTGCTTATGCTGCCGAACTAATACACCAGAGGAAGTTTGGTACAATGGTAGCCATGCGAAATGGAGCGGTAACATCTATTCCTCTTGACGAGGTGGGTGGCAAAATCAGGCTTATTAAACCCGACAACAAGCTTGTGGAGATAGGAAGACATATGGGAGTATGTTTTGGTGACTAAAAACAAGGTAAAATGATAGGAAAGGACGAAATAATCCAGCTCAACAATCAGCTAAAAGATAAAGCCCCTGAGCTTATCCTGAGAACTCTGATTGAAAAGTTCAAACCATCTATAGCCTTATCCTCAAGCCTTGGAGCCGAGGATCAGGTGTTGACAGATATGATAGTAAAGATTGACCCATCGGTCAAGATCTTTACCCTGGATACCGGAAGGCTCTTCCCTGAGACCTATGATCTTATTGACAGGACTTCACGCAAATACAAGATCCAGATAGAAGTGTTCTTCCCCGACAAAGTCCAGGTAGAAAACATGGTAAGGTCTAAGGGAATAAACCTGTTCTACGAAAGTGTCGAAAACCGTAAGCTTTGCTGTCAGGTTCGCAAACTGGAGCCTCTGAAAAGAGCTTTTTCCGGACTTGACGCGTGGATTTGTGGTCTAAGAGCATCGCAATCCATTACCCGCAAAGACATTGATATTGTTGAATGGGACGAAGTCAATGGTCTTGTTAAGATCAACCCTCTGGCGAGTTGGTCTGAAGAACAGCTCTGGGCATATATCCATGAGCACAAGGTCCCATACAACGTCCTTCACGACAAAGGATATCCATCTATAGGATGTCAACCCTGTACAAGAGCAATTGACAAAGGTGAAGATATTAGAGCCGGACGCTGGTGGTGGGAAAATCCCGATACCAGAGAATGTGGTTTGCATAAAAGGTAGTATCGAGAATAGTCTCGTAATACTATTCTCCGGTCAGGAATAGTCAGACAGGTCAGTTTGATTGAGATAATTCTATTGTCTAGTCAACCTCTTCGAAGTCCACGTATTCTCCTTCCTTTGATTTGTCCTTCCCACTATTATCAGTCGGTTTATAAGTTATTGTTACTTTCCCTTCTTTCTGTCCACCAGAAGCATTACTCCTCTCTCCTCCATTCATTTCACTACTCATTTTTCTCAGCTTTCGCATAAGCAGGGCTGGAATCAGAACTCTGAACAGAAACCTGAATAAGAAATAAAGCAATAAAAAGAACAGTATTACTTTAAACATTACGCTCTATCCTTTACCAGTTAAATTTCACTTATTCTTCCCATCAAAAACCAAAACATCATTACCTGCCTGGATTTCACTAACTGCAACCTTAAGAATTTCGTCAACCTGGGCAATTATGGGATAAAAGCCCATATTATCCAAAATATTTCTGGCTATATAGGCCTTAAGTTCCGTCCCCATCAGATTCTTCGATTGTCTGAAACCCTTTTCATCATACTTGATACCATTATCTGCAGCATACTTAATTAATCTGGCAAGTACATTTTCTTTATCCAGATGATGCTCAAGGGCCTCTACCGTTTCAAATCTTTGCAGTTGTATACGATTATCATCCGAATATTTTAAAGCAAACTGATACATAAGAGCCCTGTCTCTAATCTTGAAATAATAATCCGAGAAACCCGAGGTATCGCGGGGTACAAATACATCCGGCATCACGCCACCTCCACCAAAGACCTTACGACCATTGACTGTATAAAACTCAAGTGAGGTATCAAACTCAATACTGTCACGCTCAAAGAATTCACCATGCTGGAATCTTGCAATAATATCCCTATGGTAGTCTTCAACTCCATTTGTATATGGCTTTTGAATACCTCGTCCACTGGGAGTATAGTAACGGGCAACAGTAAGTCTGATTGATGAACCGTCAGGCAGGCTGAAAGGCTGCTGAACAAGTCCCTTTCCAAAGGATCTGCGACCAACAATCAAGCCCCTGTCATTATCCTGTATTG
The genomic region above belongs to Xiashengella succiniciproducens and contains:
- a CDS encoding DUF4834 family protein, translating into MFKVILFFLLLYFLFRFLFRVLIPALLMRKLRKMSSEMNGGERSNASGGQKEGKVTITYKPTDNSGKDKSKEGEYVDFEEVD
- the queA gene encoding tRNA preQ1(34) S-adenosylmethionine ribosyltransferase-isomerase QueA; amino-acid sequence: MKLSKFKYKLPDELIALYPTPNRDESRLMVVHQDTGKIEHKTFKDIIEYFGEDDVLVFNDTKVFPARLYGNKEKTGAEIEVFLLRELNQEQRLWDVLVDPARKIRIGNKLYFGENETLVAEVIDNTTSRGRTLRFLYDGPYDEFKKTLYSLGETPLPKFIKRKVEPEDAERYQTIFARNEGAVAAPTAGLHFSRELMKRLEIKGSRFAFVTLQVGLGNFRSVDVEDLTKHKMDSEQIVITGEAADIINKGKDNKKKICAVGTTVMRTLESSVSTYGHVKPFEGWTNKFIFPPYDFSVANCMISNFHLPYSTLLMMTAAFGGYDLVMKAYKTAVKEKYRFGIYGDAMLII
- a CDS encoding 6-phosphofructokinase; translation: MGSKKMRIGILSAGGDCPGINAAIRGVGKTAIVQYDMEVQGIVNGFSGLVETETIELTENLLSGILTLGGTILGTSRLKPFKASVGDEPLDKPGTIKKNYEELGLDALVCIGGNGTQETASLLAKEGLNVVGVPKTIDNDIWGTDVTFGFDTAYHIATEAIDRLHTTANSHKRVMVIEVMGHHAGWIALYSGMSGGGDVILVPEIDYSMESVAECLMERSRVKKPYSIVVVAEGLPKDSKKSAGAYIAKEIRKLTGLETRETILGYTQRGGSPTATDRILATQFGAYAAELIHQRKFGTMVAMRNGAVTSIPLDEVGGKIRLIKPDNKLVEIGRHMGVCFGD
- a CDS encoding undecaprenyl-diphosphate phosphatase produces the protein MNWFEALILGLIQGLTEFLPVSSSGHLELGKGLLGIETEDSLAFTVLVHGATVLSTIVVFRQDIWQLLKGLFRFQWNEETKYFVKIAISMIPIAIVGLFFKDSVEAVFESAAIILIVGLMLLLTAALLAFAYYKKAGDRNISFWDALIIGVAQTIAVIPGLSRSGTTIATGLILGNRRSEVARFSFLMVLVPIIGENLLSLFELGDTQVAASTTPVFVLIIGFISAFIAGLAACKWMVKLVKDGKLIYFAIYCAIIALIAISGYMLG
- a CDS encoding universal stress protein, with translation MIRILVPLNFTDYSLNAINTALGLSQRTEAELTLLHCFQEPEIDPDEIRVSSAVADETISTEGDFYNKLETISAQFFSKHKQSGTSSFNINCKVIKGFPEDLIPAFSNEEGYDLIVMGTKTKGELIKAALGSITNDIIKASTATVLTVPDGIQLVPEKTNKILFLIESAPEDKESLKRLLEISAPFKVDITAVLHRPLRADKNDIRKMDELRRYCEANFPDREIAYEIITGRSFVKSMESYITENPTDLIAMTRRKRKGLLKLFIQSVTGRFLFGINAPLLIFHS
- the truB gene encoding tRNA pseudouridine(55) synthase TruB; the protein is MEELVNTLRATEKCGPEEFKEGRIILVDKPLGWSSFDVVNKMRNLLRSELGLAKLKVGHAGTLDPLASGLLIICTGRATKKIEQLMGADKEYVAKVTFGASTPSYDLETEPDKHFDTSGIDQDAIITVLNGFEGEQMQAPPMFSAIKKDGKRLYEHARKGVSLEVEKRLVEFKELELINFSDLTATIRVVCSKGTYIRSFAHDLGVAMNSGAHLSGLIRTAIGNLRIENAISIEDFHKLITASKN
- a CDS encoding phosphoadenylyl-sulfate reductase, with protein sequence MIGKDEIIQLNNQLKDKAPELILRTLIEKFKPSIALSSSLGAEDQVLTDMIVKIDPSVKIFTLDTGRLFPETYDLIDRTSRKYKIQIEVFFPDKVQVENMVRSKGINLFYESVENRKLCCQVRKLEPLKRAFSGLDAWICGLRASQSITRKDIDIVEWDEVNGLVKINPLASWSEEQLWAYIHEHKVPYNVLHDKGYPSIGCQPCTRAIDKGEDIRAGRWWWENPDTRECGLHKR